One window of Acidobacteriota bacterium genomic DNA carries:
- a CDS encoding response regulator: MIFLALLNNITLLVSLCFVQSLIMRRWKQGAMTGQVLSGLLFGVVALIGMLNPLTLREGIIFDGRSIVISTAGLFGGPVTASVTAVITAAWRIFAIGGAGTLMGVGVIAESALLGVAYHYLRRRRPDLVRIHHLWLFGFVVHLAMLVLTRALPSKVSFEIYTQIAIPVIVIYPLATVLVCLLILQQESRLKAISDLAESGNKLRRLTENIPGIVYQFYVRPDGKMGFHYVGENVYDVYGLEANLDTLLERFMEGIPAGDAERLLESIHQATRDLKHWDFEGRFTRPDGRDVHYRGLSTPVCLKDEVVFSGVILDITAQKRAEEEKAALESQLRQSQKMEAIGLLAGGVAHDLNNLLSPVLGYTDMMLTDPTLREDFRRDLEEILKAAERARDLVRQLMAFGRKQVLEVRALDMNEVVGNLSKLLRRMLREDIRLCFDYAPAACVVNADLGQIEQVIMNLSANAQDAMPRQGTLTIAVAAVGPDTDFAARFPGLPPGRYVLLSVTDTGVGMDAGTQARIFEPFFTTKEKGKGMGLGLASVYGIVKQHGGHIWVDSSPDCGTTFRICLPSADVKAEAPCDAATGMDMRGGAETILVAEDEAPVLQMACNMLRRLGYHVISANSVGECLQVAADHRGDIDLLLTDVVMPEMSGVELLCHLRRQRPDLKVLFMSGYTADHLESRGTPGNDGELILKPFTHQDLAGKVRQALDA, from the coding sequence GTGATCTTCCTGGCCCTGCTCAACAACATCACGCTCCTGGTCTCGCTCTGCTTCGTGCAGAGCCTCATCATGCGCCGCTGGAAACAGGGCGCCATGACGGGACAGGTCCTGTCGGGGCTGCTCTTCGGCGTCGTGGCGCTGATCGGGATGCTCAACCCGCTGACGCTGCGGGAGGGGATCATTTTCGACGGGCGCTCCATCGTGATCAGCACCGCCGGGTTGTTCGGGGGGCCCGTCACCGCTTCCGTCACCGCCGTCATCACCGCCGCCTGGCGCATCTTCGCCATCGGCGGGGCGGGGACGCTGATGGGCGTTGGCGTCATCGCGGAATCGGCCCTCCTGGGGGTCGCCTACCACTACCTGCGCCGCCGCCGCCCCGACCTCGTCCGCATCCACCACCTCTGGCTGTTCGGCTTCGTCGTCCACCTCGCCATGCTGGTGCTCACCCGGGCTCTCCCCAGCAAGGTCTCCTTCGAGATCTACACGCAGATCGCCATCCCCGTCATCGTGATCTACCCCCTGGCCACCGTCCTCGTCTGCCTGCTGATCCTCCAGCAGGAATCCCGCCTGAAGGCGATCTCGGACCTGGCCGAGAGCGGGAACAAGCTGCGCCGCCTCACCGAGAACATCCCCGGGATCGTCTACCAGTTCTACGTCCGGCCCGACGGGAAGATGGGGTTCCACTACGTGGGCGAGAACGTGTACGACGTCTACGGGCTGGAGGCGAACCTGGACACCCTCCTGGAGCGCTTCATGGAAGGCATCCCCGCCGGGGACGCCGAGCGGTTGCTCGAGTCGATCCACCAGGCGACCCGGGACCTGAAGCACTGGGACTTCGAGGGACGCTTCACCCGGCCGGACGGTCGGGATGTTCACTACCGGGGGCTATCGACCCCGGTCTGCCTCAAGGACGAGGTGGTGTTCTCCGGGGTCATCCTGGACATCACGGCCCAGAAGCGCGCCGAAGAGGAGAAGGCCGCCCTGGAGAGCCAACTGCGCCAGTCCCAGAAGATGGAGGCCATCGGGTTGCTGGCGGGGGGCGTCGCCCACGATCTCAACAACCTGCTCAGCCCCGTCCTGGGCTACACCGACATGATGTTGACGGACCCGACCCTGCGGGAAGATTTCCGGCGGGACCTGGAGGAAATCCTCAAGGCCGCGGAGCGCGCCCGGGACCTGGTCCGGCAGTTGATGGCCTTCGGGCGGAAGCAGGTCCTGGAGGTGCGCGCCCTCGACATGAACGAGGTGGTCGGCAACCTCTCGAAACTGCTCCGCCGGATGCTCCGGGAGGACATCCGGCTCTGCTTCGACTACGCCCCGGCCGCGTGTGTCGTCAACGCCGACCTCGGGCAGATCGAACAGGTGATCATGAACCTGTCCGCCAACGCTCAGGACGCCATGCCCCGCCAGGGGACCCTCACCATCGCCGTCGCGGCGGTCGGTCCCGACACGGATTTCGCCGCCCGCTTCCCGGGTCTTCCCCCCGGACGTTACGTTCTATTGAGCGTCACCGACACGGGTGTCGGCATGGACGCCGGGACCCAGGCGAGGATCTTCGAGCCTTTCTTCACCACCAAGGAGAAGGGGAAGGGCATGGGGTTGGGCCTGGCGTCGGTGTACGGGATCGTCAAGCAGCACGGCGGCCACATCTGGGTCGACAGCTCCCCGGATTGCGGGACGACGTTCCGGATCTGCCTCCCCTCCGCCGACGTCAAGGCCGAGGCGCCCTGCGACGCCGCGACGGGCATGGACATGCGCGGGGGCGCCGAGACCATCCTGGTGGCCGAGGACGAGGCCCCCGTCCTCCAGATGGCCTGCAACATGCTGCGTCGCCTGGGCTACCACGTCATCAGCGCGAACTCGGTCGGGGAGTGCCTCCAGGTCGCCGCCGATCACCGGGGCGACATCGACCTACTCCTGACGGACGTGGTGATGCCCGAGATGAGCGGCGTGGAACTCCTCTGCCACCTCCGCAGGCAGCGCCCCGACCTGAAGGTCCTCTTCATGTCCGGGTACACCGCCGACCACCTGGAGAGCCGGGGAACACCGGGCAACGACGGGGAGTTGATCCTCAAGCCGTTCACCCACCAGGACCTGGCCGGGAAAGTCCGCCAGGCCCTGGACGCCTGA
- a CDS encoding DUF1579 domain-containing protein: MKFFIRLLTLFLCASLALAGPGDKKGGKKKSGEKPAVEAAEEEAPAAAEMDPQARAMMDAYMKAGQPGLYHRFLAQFEGRWKAVSKAWMGPGEPLISEGEGVNRMIFGGRYLHQEYHGKFMDMDFEGMGLLAFDNVTKQFATVWIDSMSTCIATGTGTLDEQGKVLTTTLTFSDPLTGAAKTSREVLRVVDEHTHVMEMYETGADGKETLTMEITYTRGKK; the protein is encoded by the coding sequence ATGAAGTTTTTCATCCGATTGCTAACCCTGTTCCTCTGCGCATCCCTGGCCCTGGCCGGGCCCGGCGACAAGAAGGGGGGGAAGAAGAAGTCCGGGGAGAAACCGGCCGTGGAGGCCGCGGAGGAGGAGGCCCCGGCGGCGGCGGAGATGGACCCCCAGGCCCGGGCCATGATGGACGCCTACATGAAAGCGGGCCAACCGGGTCTCTACCACCGTTTTCTTGCCCAGTTCGAGGGGCGGTGGAAGGCGGTGTCCAAGGCCTGGATGGGCCCTGGCGAACCCCTGATCAGCGAGGGGGAGGGCGTGAACCGGATGATCTTCGGCGGCCGCTACCTCCACCAGGAGTACCACGGGAAGTTCATGGACATGGATTTCGAGGGGATGGGGCTGCTGGCCTTCGACAACGTCACGAAGCAGTTCGCCACCGTCTGGATCGACTCCATGTCCACCTGCATCGCGACGGGGACCGGTACGCTGGACGAGCAGGGTAAGGTCCTCACCACCACCCTGACCTTCTCCGACCCCCTGACCGGGGCGGCCAAAACCAGCCGCGAGGTGCTGCGGGTCGTGGACGAACACACCCACGTCATGGAGATGTACGAGACGGGGGCCGACGGGAAGGAGACCCTGACCATGGAGATCACCTACACCCGCGGGAAAAAGTAG